Proteins from one Bos indicus x Bos taurus breed Angus x Brahman F1 hybrid chromosome 19, Bos_hybrid_MaternalHap_v2.0, whole genome shotgun sequence genomic window:
- the MIEN1 gene encoding migration and invasion enhancer 1, with amino-acid sequence MSGDTGTTSVAPPPGETEPGHGVRIVVEYCEPCGFEATYLELASAVKEQYPGIEIESRLGGTGAFEIEINGQLVFSKLENGGFPYEKDLIEAIRRASNGEPLEKITNSRPPCVIL; translated from the exons ATGAGCGGGGATACAGGGACGACGTCCGTAGCGCCCCCTCCCGGGGAGACCGAACCGGGCCATGGGGTCCGCATTGTGGTTGAGTACTG CGAACCCTGCGGCTTCGAGGCGACCTACCTGGAGCTGGCGAGTGCCGTGAAGGAGCAGTATCCAGGCATCGAGATCGAGTCGCGCCTGGGGGGCACAG GGGCCTTTGAGATTGAAATCAATGGACAGCTGGTGTTCTCCAAGCTGGAGAATGGGGGCTTTCCTTATGAGAAAGAT CTCATTGAGGCCATTCGAAGAGCCAGTAACGGAGAACCCCTCGAAAAGATCACCAACAGCCGCCCTCCTTGTGTCATCCTGTGA
- the GRB7 gene encoding growth factor receptor-bound protein 7 isoform X2, with protein MELGLSPLHLSSSPEDLYLASGTPPGTPPPLDAPLSGEVKRSQPLPIPTSRKLLREEELQSTSLPSIPNPFPELCSPSSQSPILGGSSSARGLLPRDTSCPHVIKVYSEDGTCRSVEVATGATARYVCEMLVQRSHALSDENWGLVECHPYLALERALEDHESVAEVQAAWPIGGDSRIVFRKNFAKYELFKSTPHSLFPEKMVSSCLDAHTGMSHEDVIQNFLNAGSFPEIQGFLQLRGSGRKLWKRFFCFLRRSGLYYSTKGTSKDPRHLQYVADVNESNVYVVTQGRKLYGMPTDFGFCIKPNKLRNGHKGLRLFCTEDERSRSCWLAAFRLFKFGVQLYKNYQQTLCRHLCPPCGGSPPSKKTNHRLSLPTPSSGTSLSAAIHRTQPWFHGRISREESQRLIRQQGLVDGLFLVRESQRNPQGFVLSLCHVQKVKHYLILPSEEEGRLYFSMDDGQTRFTDLLQLVEFHQLNRGILPCLLRYCCTRVAL; from the exons ATGGAGCTGGGTCTGTCTCCGCTCCATCTCAGCAGCTCCCCAGAAGACCTGTACCTGGCCTCTGGGACCCCTCCTGGGACTCCCCCGCCTCTCGATGCCCCTCTGTCTGGGGAGGTGAAGAGGTCCCAGCCTCTGCCCATTCCAACCAGCAG GAAACTTCTTCGAGAGGAGGAGCTGCAGTCAACCTCTCTGCCCTCCATCCCCAACCCCTTCCCCGAGCTCTGCAGTCCTTCTTCACAGAGCCCCATTCTTGGGGGGTCCTCCAGTGCAAGGGGGCTGCTCCCTCGAGACACGAGCTGCCCCCAT GTCATAAAGGTGTACAGTGAAGATGGGACCTGCCGCTCGGTGGAGGTGGCGACAGGTGCCACGGCTCGCTATGTGTGCGAGATGCTGGTGCAGCGATCTCACGCCCTGAGTGACGAGAACTGGGGGCTGGTGGAGTGCCACCCCTACCTAGCACTGG AGCGGGCCTTGGAGGACCATGAGTCAGTGGCAGAAGTGCAGGCTGCCTGGCCTATTGGTGGAGACAGCCGCATCGTCTTCCGGAAGAACTTTGCCAAATACGAGCTGTTCAAGAGCACTCCA CACTCCCTGTTCCCAGAAAAGATGGTCTCTAGCTGTCTGGATGCACACACGGGCATGTCCCATGAGGACGTCATCCAG AACTTCCTGAATGCAGGCAGCTTCCCAGAGATCCAGGGCTTCCTGCAGCTCCGGGGGTCAGGGCGCAAGCTTTGGAAACGGTTTTTTTGCTTCCTGCGCCGCTCTGGCCTGTATTACTCCACCAAGGGCACTTCCAAG GATCCGAGGCACCTGCAGTACGTAGCAGATGTGAACGAGTCCAATGTGTACGTGGTGACCCAGGGCCGCAAGCTCTATGGGATGCCCACAGACTTCGGCTTCTGTATCAAG CCAAACAAGCTTCGAAATGGCCACAAGGGGCTTCGCCTCTTCTGCACTGAGGATGAGCGGAGCCGCTCCTGCTGGTTAGCCGCCTTCCGCCTCTTCAAG TTTGGGGTACAGCTGTATAAGAATTACCAGCAGACACTGTGCCGCCACCTGTGCCCACCCTGTGGGGGTTCCCCACCTTCG AAGAAAACGAACCACCGTCTcagcctgcccacccccagctcGGGCACGAGCCTCAGTGCAG CCATCCACCGCACACAACCCTGGTTCCATGGACGCATTTCTCGCGAGGAGAGCCAGCGGCTCATCAGGCAGCAGGGCCTGGTTGATGG CCTGTTCCTGGTCCGAGAGAGTCAGCGGAACCCACAGGGTTTTGTGCTTTCTCTGTGCCACGTGCAGAAAGTCAAACATTACCTTATCCTGCCG AGCGAGGAGGAGGGGCGCCTGTACTTCAGCATGGACGATGGCCAGACTCGCTTCACCGACCTGCTGCAGCTCGTGGAGTTCCACCAGCTGAACCGCGGCATCCTGCCCTGCCTGCTGCGCTACTGCTGCACCCGCGTGGCCCTCTGA
- the GRB7 gene encoding growth factor receptor-bound protein 7 isoform X1, which produces MELGLSPLHLSSSPEDLYLASGTPPGTPPPLDAPLSGEVKRSQPLPIPTSRKLLREEELQSTSLPSIPNPFPELCSPSSQSPILGGSSSARGLLPRDTSCPHVIKVYSEDGTCRSVEVATGATARYVCEMLVQRSHALSDENWGLVECHPYLALERALEDHESVAEVQAAWPIGGDSRIVFRKNFAKYELFKSTPHSLFPEKMVSSCLDAHTGMSHEDVIQNFLNAGSFPEIQGFLQLRGSGRKLWKRFFCFLRRSGLYYSTKGTSKDPRHLQYVADVNESNVYVVTQGRKLYGMPTDFGFCIKPNKLRNGHKGLRLFCTEDERSRSCWLAAFRLFKFGVQLYKNYQQTLCRHLCPPCGGSPPSRSVSDDTLVAMDFSGHAGRVIENPREALSAALEEAQAWRKKTNHRLSLPTPSSGTSLSAAIHRTQPWFHGRISREESQRLIRQQGLVDGLFLVRESQRNPQGFVLSLCHVQKVKHYLILPSEEEGRLYFSMDDGQTRFTDLLQLVEFHQLNRGILPCLLRYCCTRVAL; this is translated from the exons ATGGAGCTGGGTCTGTCTCCGCTCCATCTCAGCAGCTCCCCAGAAGACCTGTACCTGGCCTCTGGGACCCCTCCTGGGACTCCCCCGCCTCTCGATGCCCCTCTGTCTGGGGAGGTGAAGAGGTCCCAGCCTCTGCCCATTCCAACCAGCAG GAAACTTCTTCGAGAGGAGGAGCTGCAGTCAACCTCTCTGCCCTCCATCCCCAACCCCTTCCCCGAGCTCTGCAGTCCTTCTTCACAGAGCCCCATTCTTGGGGGGTCCTCCAGTGCAAGGGGGCTGCTCCCTCGAGACACGAGCTGCCCCCAT GTCATAAAGGTGTACAGTGAAGATGGGACCTGCCGCTCGGTGGAGGTGGCGACAGGTGCCACGGCTCGCTATGTGTGCGAGATGCTGGTGCAGCGATCTCACGCCCTGAGTGACGAGAACTGGGGGCTGGTGGAGTGCCACCCCTACCTAGCACTGG AGCGGGCCTTGGAGGACCATGAGTCAGTGGCAGAAGTGCAGGCTGCCTGGCCTATTGGTGGAGACAGCCGCATCGTCTTCCGGAAGAACTTTGCCAAATACGAGCTGTTCAAGAGCACTCCA CACTCCCTGTTCCCAGAAAAGATGGTCTCTAGCTGTCTGGATGCACACACGGGCATGTCCCATGAGGACGTCATCCAG AACTTCCTGAATGCAGGCAGCTTCCCAGAGATCCAGGGCTTCCTGCAGCTCCGGGGGTCAGGGCGCAAGCTTTGGAAACGGTTTTTTTGCTTCCTGCGCCGCTCTGGCCTGTATTACTCCACCAAGGGCACTTCCAAG GATCCGAGGCACCTGCAGTACGTAGCAGATGTGAACGAGTCCAATGTGTACGTGGTGACCCAGGGCCGCAAGCTCTATGGGATGCCCACAGACTTCGGCTTCTGTATCAAG CCAAACAAGCTTCGAAATGGCCACAAGGGGCTTCGCCTCTTCTGCACTGAGGATGAGCGGAGCCGCTCCTGCTGGTTAGCCGCCTTCCGCCTCTTCAAG TTTGGGGTACAGCTGTATAAGAATTACCAGCAGACACTGTGCCGCCACCTGTGCCCACCCTGTGGGGGTTCCCCACCTTCG AGGAGTGTCTCAGACGACACCCTGGTGGCCATGGACTTCTCCGGCCATGCTGGGCGTGTCATTGAGAACCCCCGGGAAGCTCTGAGCGCCGCCCTGGAGGAGGCCCAGGCCTGGCGG AAGAAAACGAACCACCGTCTcagcctgcccacccccagctcGGGCACGAGCCTCAGTGCAG CCATCCACCGCACACAACCCTGGTTCCATGGACGCATTTCTCGCGAGGAGAGCCAGCGGCTCATCAGGCAGCAGGGCCTGGTTGATGG CCTGTTCCTGGTCCGAGAGAGTCAGCGGAACCCACAGGGTTTTGTGCTTTCTCTGTGCCACGTGCAGAAAGTCAAACATTACCTTATCCTGCCG AGCGAGGAGGAGGGGCGCCTGTACTTCAGCATGGACGATGGCCAGACTCGCTTCACCGACCTGCTGCAGCTCGTGGAGTTCCACCAGCTGAACCGCGGCATCCTGCCCTGCCTGCTGCGCTACTGCTGCACCCGCGTGGCCCTCTGA